AAAGCTAAATAACTAATCGTCATACGAACTCTCTTTCCATTTCGATTTCAATATTATCAAATACTCCTGGCATTGGTACACTATATTTTCGAACCCGAACAAGAGCACTTTCCAACTTTTTGCCATGTTCTGTTTCAATATCATCTAAAATAGCGGAAGCCACAGCTTCTATTAAGTTGTAAGAATGTGTTGTTAGACGTTCAGCAATTTGATCATTCACTTCAGCATAACTAACGGTGTCGTTCACATTATCCGTTTTGCCAGCCTGATCTAATGACAGTCTTAACTCAACATCAACTTCTAATTGTTGCCCTAAAACTCGTTCTTCTGGTAAGACTCCATTTTTAGTGTAAAACTTCATATTATTGATTCTAATTTTTCCCAATTTGCTCCCATCCTTCATCTTTTTAGTCACTGATAAACTCAGTTGCAATCATTATACTATAGAAATAGCTGAAAACTTTAGATTCTTGCTTTTTACGTCATTTTGTTAAAATAAATTCTAGAAGTAAGCGGAAAAACTTTCTTCTTTATCTTTAATCAACTACACTAGTAATAGAAAGTCAGGAGGAATCATAATGACAGAAACGATACAAATTGGAAAAACTGAAGTTTATTCAACCCCTTTAGGTTTAGGGACAAATGCTGTTGGCGGTCATAACTTGTTTCCAAATTTAAATGATGAGATAGGAAAAGAAATCGTCCGAACAGCATTAACTAATGGCATCACCTTACTAGATACAGCTTTTGCTTATGGAATGGGACGTTCTGAAGAGTTGATTGGAGAAGTTTTGAAAGATTTTGATCGCAGTAAAGTGGTAATCGCCACAAAAGCTGCTCATGACCCCGCTAAAGCTGGCTCATATAATAATACACCTGAATTTTTAACTCGTTCTGTTGAGGAAGCGCTAAAACGACTGCAAACAGATTATATCGATATTTTTTATATTCATTTCCCAGATGAAGCAACACCTAAAAATGAAGCCACAGCTGCCTTACAAAAGTTAAAAGAAGCTGGAAAAATCAGAGCAATCGGCGTTTCTAATTTTAGTTTAGACCAAATTAAAGAAGCAAATCAAGATGGTTATGTAGATATTGTTGAGGATGAATACAGCTTGATTCATCGGGAAGCAGAACATGAACTGCTGCCTTATCTTAGAGAAAATCAGATTTCTTTTGTGCCTTATTTCCCATTAGCATCTGGCTTATTGACTGGTAAATATGAAAGTAGCGTAACTTTTTCACCAGAAGATTTGCGTAGTAAAAAACCAGATTTTCAAGGTGAACGCTTTAAAGCCATTATAGAAAAAGTCAGCCATCTTAAATTGATTGCCGCTGACTATAATGCGAGTGTGGCAGAAATCGTACTCGCTTGGTATATCAAGAACCCTTTTGTCGACGTTGTTATTCCAGGTGCGAAAAAACCAGAACAAGTCATCAACAATGCAAAAGCCTTGGAGGTTCATTTGACCACAGAGGATTATCAACGAATTGACAGACTGTTTAGTTAAGTTAAGTGGAACAGATTCCAAGTGATTGGAAGATAACTCATAGAGTTATCTCCCAATCACTTTTTCTATGTTTACTGATGGTACAACATATCATGAACAATATCAGAACCGAATAAATCACTCTTATAATAAGTTGGTCAATTATCTAATTCTTTCAGTAGAAATATAAAAACTACACATAATGATCGGACACGAAAATCCCCCTACTTATTATGTGCAGTATTATTTTTTTACTAAATACCTAAAAGGTCAGCTAATGAAATCAGTGCTTCTGAAATTGCTTCAAGCAGTTGAGTTGCGTTATTGTCATATGATTTTTTTACGGAGAGAGTCAAAATCACTTTTTCATCTAGAATACCATAATAAATCCCAAAACCCTCTTTATTGACGGGCCCAAAACTAAATGATTCTATTAACTCATATGGGAGTCCTGTGGTAGAGATAAAATCCTCACTTAATAAGCTAAGTGCTTTCGCTGAAAAGAATTTCGCCCCTTCTTCTGGATTAAGTGCCATTTTTTGTAAGCCAAACAAATGGCGTTCTAATCCTTTACCATTTTGACATTGGACGATCCGATCAGAATGAGCCTCCGCAGCTTCTATGAACAGTTCTCTTAATTTCGCCTTAGACATTGACTTTATTTCATTATAAAAGGCTTCTGCAAACTGTTTTTTCTCTTGGCTTACTGAACGTGCAGATTCGGTTCGGCCTTCATAATACATCCGCATAGCAACTGGCTCATAAACAGATTTTAATGAGCCAAAAACCTTTTGCTGCGCCATTGTCAGCGCAATATGAAAATAAGCATCTGGACTTACTTTTGCTTTTTTCATCCGTTCTTTACCAATTTCTGAAACAACTCGGTGTTTAATAGTATATGAATTATTCTCAGTGTCTACCAGCTGTTTAGCCTCTTCTAAGCTATCGATCATGTGACTATCTAATATCCAGTCAAATTTTCGAACCAAATCAGAAGAACGTTTTTTAGTTTCTTCTTGCTTGAAATCATTAAAAGGTTCAAAAATTTTAGTCAGTAGGTTTAATGTTGGCACACCATCGATTGCGGTATGTTCCATATTAAAACCGATATGACCGTTTTTCGTGATAATTGCTTGTGTCGTTTTTGTTAGAAATTGATGATTTGTATTCAATAAAACATCTGTGATTCGTTCTTCTTTTGATTGATCTTCCCCATCAGAAAAACTCAAAATAAATAATGCTTCTTCGATTTCCTTGAAATTTTGATTGTTCCGTTCCTCTTTTTTGAGCTGTTGATAAATCAAATTCGACTGTTCTCTTTCAACGCCTGTCAGATATGGAATTAGATGCTCCCCTTGTGTGGAACTAAGATCTATAGATAATAAATAGTTCAAACTTTCCAGTATTTGCGTCAAAGAATAGATTTCTCCTAAATCATTTGTCACATCTAAGCGGAAATAGAGTCCGTTTATAAAAATCACAATATAGTTTCCAGCAGTTGTTATTTCCCCTCTGTAAAAAGAATCTCGTTCATTTCCAGGTATTCTGCAACTTTTGAAGAAATTCAAATAAAATGACATATCGACATTTTGATTCTTTTTTGTATATTCGATTGGATATGTTCCATTCGCTAAACTCAGATAACGATTGGTCATTTGATAAATCAGCTGAGCTGCTCGCATTTCTTTCGATTCAATTTGATCATAATAACTTTCATCAATGATCAAGGCAAAGTTTGAGCCACTTTGTAAATAGCCGCGATTTTCTAAATAGCTCTCTTCCCAAAAAGGTGCTAGCCAGCTTCCAGTTCTATTTTTTGCATGCGCTACCAAATCTTTTTGCAATAATATACCATCCGATACGCTAAATGCTATGGCTCTTTTTTGAAAGTCTTTTAATTCTTCTAATGTAACCAATGGTCTTAGCCACTCACTTAATGCAACAAGGGTTTCGTGTAATTCTGGTACAGGTAATTTCTTTAGTTTTGGTAATAATTCTTCTTTATATTTTTCCATCTTACACCTCAACAATCACTTTACATTTATTATACCAATTATTTTCTCTTCCTATGTGCTTTTTCAGTAACTTATAAAAAAACATCATTCTTACTGCTATACATTGTAAGAATGATGTTTTTGACTATTTATCTTTTGTATCAATAATGATAGTTACAGGACCATCATTGATCAAGGAAACAGCCATATCCGCACCGAATTCCCCAGTTTCTACAGGAATAGCCAGTTCTTTAAGCTGTTCATTGAATTGTTCATATAAAGGGATGGCTACCTCAGGTCTTGCTGCTTCTATAAAACTAGGGCGGTTCCCCTTTTTAGTATCTGCATACAATGTAAATTGAGAAACACTCAAAATGCTTCCTTTAATTTCTTGAATGCTCAGATTCATTTTACCACCACCATCTTCAAATACTCGAAGTTTACTAATTTTACGGACTAAATAGGCAACATCTTCTATACTGTCTGTTTGATGGATTCCTAGTAAAATCATAAATCCTTGATCTATTTTTCCAACACTTTTTTGGTCGATCTTGACTTCAGCTTGACTGACTCGTTGGATGACTGCTCTCATAACTACCCCTCCTAGCCATTGGTTCGACGGACATTATAAACGTCCGGTATATTTTTGATTTTATCTACGATTGTTTTTAAATGGGCTAGATTTTGGATTTTTACAGTAACATGAATCATCGCCATTTTATTTTTTGTCGGCTTAGCTTCTACACTGACTAAATTTTTAGTCATAGAACTAATAACTTGCAGAACATCATTCAATAAGCCACTGCGATTATAGCCGTAAATTTCTAAATCAGCATCGTATTCTTTATTTGAATTATCCGTATCTTCCCATTCAACTTCAATCAAACGTTGAGCAAGTTCTTCTTGGTGCTGAACATTAGGACAATCTGCCCTATGAATTGATACACCGCGCCCTTTCGTGATATAACCGACGATTTCATCTCCTGGTACTGGATTACAGCAACGGCTGATACGGACAAGTAAGTTTTCAACGCCTTGAATCACGATTCCGCCTTCATGACGAACTTTCATTTTATCTGATTCTTTTTTGACAGGTTGTGTCATTAATTCTTCTGCTTCTTGTTTTTGGCGTTCAATTTCTTGTTCTTTACGTTCTTTTTCAGTCAGACGATTAAAGACAACTTGAGCACTGATTTCACCATAACCAACAGCTGCATACAAATCATCTTCTGTTTGGAAATTAAAACGATCCAACACTTCAGCCATTTTGGTTTTACCTAAAAATTCCTTTGTTGCAAAACCATGTTCACTCAAATATTTACTAATTGCATCATGGCCTTTGATAATATTGACTTCACGATCTTGAACTTTAAAGAATCGTTTGATTTTATTTCGTGCTTTGCTTGTGGCAACCATTTTCAGCCAGTCTCGACTTGGTCCAAAAGAATTTGGTGAAGTCAAAACTTCGATGATATCGCCATTTTTCAGTGTATAATCCAACTGAACCATTTTCCCATTGACTTTAGCCCCAGTTGTTTTATTGCCGATTTCAGTATGCACACTATATGCAAAATCTAGAGGGCCCGAACCTTTAGGTAATTCTGTTACTTCACCAGTCGGAGTGAAAACATACACTTTATCACTGAAAATATCGCCTTTGACGCTTTCCATAAATTCAGAGGCATCATAGCTTTCATCTTGCAGTTCAAGTATTTCACGAAACCAGCTTAATTGTTTTGTATCATTGTCTTCATCGACTTTTTCTGTCTTACCTTCTTTATACGCCCAGTGAGCGGCAACCCCGAACTCAGCAATTTGATGCATTTCATGCGTTCTAATCTGTACTTCTACTGGATTGCCTTTAGGCCCGATAACAGTCGTATGAATAGACTGATACATATTTGCTTTAGGCATCGCAATATAATCTTTAAAACGTCCAGGCATCGGTGTCCATTTCGTATGAATCGCACCTAATACAGCATAACAGTCCTTAATAGAATCTACGATCACACGAATAGCCAATAAATCATAAATTTCATTAAATTGTTTTTTTTGATCTTTCATTTTGTGATAGATGGAGTAGATATGTTTAGGACGACCATAAATTTCGGCGTAAATATCTAAATCTTCTGTAGCCAAACGAATGTCTTCAACAGCTTCTTCAACGTATGCTTCTCGCTCATCCCGCTTACTTTGCATCAAATTAACGATTCGATAATACTGATTTGGATTGATATAGCGCAATGCCGTATCTTCCAACTCCCATTTAATGCGGCTAATCCCTAAGCGATGAGCAAGCGGCGCATAAATTTCAATTGTTTCTTGTGCGATTCGTCGCTGTTTATCTTCGCGTAAATGCTTTAAGGTACGCATATTATGCAAACGGTCAGCCAATTTCACCATGATTACACGTAGATCTTGAGCCATTGCTAATAACATTTTACGGTGATTTTCAGCTAGTTGTTCTTCGTGAGATTTATATTTTATTTTTCCAAGCTTTGTCACGCCGTCAACTAACATTGCGACATCCGCACCAAATTCATTTGATAAATCTTCGAGCGTTACATCTGTGTCTTCTACTACATCATGTAGAAAACCTGTTGCAACTGTATGTGGGTCCATCCGTAATTCAGCTAAAATTCCTGCCACTTGGATCGGATGGATAAAATAGGGCTCACCTGATTGTCTGATTTGACCTTCATGCGCTTTTTCAGCATAATCACATGCTTTTTGAACGAAAGCAACATGTTGAGGCGCCATATATTTTGACACGAGTTTAATAACTCCTGGACCTGTCATGATTTCCTCTTTTGGCATGATTCTCACTCCTTTTACTTATGGGTCTAATTTCCCGCTATTCTTGCTTTAATCGCTTAAAGCCTACAGGAATTTTCTTATCTTTTTAACTGTTTGTATGGCGTATCGTCAAAATACTTTCCACTTCGTAATTTATGACAATGTCCCTTATGTTTATGTAAATACTTAAATTATTTAAAAAAAGAAAAGCACCACTTGAAACAGTAGCACTTCCAACATCTTTTATTATACTAACATTTTTCTGGATTTTCAATTCCTCAAATTGTTAATTCCATTTCGAAATCAACGGCAAAATTTCTCGACCATTGCTAATCCCAATATACGATGCTCCAGCTTGAAAAAGAAGTTCAATTTCAAGTAAAGTCGGCGCTTTAACATTTACTTGAAAGGTCATTCGTTTTTTTCGACCGCTTCGGAAAATACTCATATCATAAATCGCTTGCTCCATGGTCAAGTTCACTCCTAAGGAAATAGCACTAACATTCAACTCTGCAAGATCCATTGTTAGTATCTGCTTTTGATTCTCTGTTAAATGGCTGCTATCTATAAAGAACCCTAGAGCATTTCTTCCAAACGACAACTGCTCTAATGCCTCATAACTCTGATTTCCATAAAGGTTCAATTGCTCAGGCGCCATAGTCACAAAAACATCTGACGCACCGTCTCTATATAACTGTCCTGTCTCAAACGCTTTTTTTGCTAAAGTCCCTCCACCAAGCGGAAAATCAACGAAACTCCCCACTTGGATCATCGTTCCAGTTAATAACTGTTTTGCCCTTGCAACATTATAAGGTAAAACAAAAATTGAACGAATAGGAAATTCTTTTAAAAAAAGAATTTCTTCTGTGAACTGTTGATCTGTAAATGTTGGATCCATCAACATTATTGAAAGTCTTTGTAACTCTAACTCCATAAATAACCCCCTAAACCTTACACTAATTCAAATTGATAACTAATGGCACTCAATACATACAAAGGCGCCGTTTCTGCACGTAAAATACGCGGACCTAATCCACAAATGATACCGTTGTGCTCTTGAAAAACAGCTATTTCATCTGGTGCAAAACCACCTTCTGGACCAAAAATAATCAGAATTGATTCTCCAGCAGTTAACTCTGAAAGTGCTGTTGCAAAGTGACTGCGTTCCCCAACTTTGGCAGACTCTTCGTATGCGATCAACACTTTATCATAATTAGAAAAAACATCGATCAACGCTTGTTCTTTCTCTAATAATACAATATCTGGTGCAAACTGACGATGAGATTGCTCAGCAGCTTCTATTGCAATTTTTTTCAATCGCTCCGTCTTTTTCGCCAACTTTTTGCGGTCCCATTTCACAACAGATGATTTAGCCGGAAACCCAATAAATTTATGACTGCCAAGCTCCGTTCCTTTTTGAACGACCCATTCAAATTTATCGCCTTTAGGATAGCCGCAGGCGATGGTGACATTGATTGGTAATTCTTTTTCAGCCAGTTCTTTACTAAGTTCTTTT
This sequence is a window from Enterococcus sp. 7F3_DIV0205. Protein-coding genes within it:
- a CDS encoding choline/carnitine O-acyltransferase, which codes for MEKYKEELLPKLKKLPVPELHETLVALSEWLRPLVTLEELKDFQKRAIAFSVSDGILLQKDLVAHAKNRTGSWLAPFWEESYLENRGYLQSGSNFALIIDESYYDQIESKEMRAAQLIYQMTNRYLSLANGTYPIEYTKKNQNVDMSFYLNFFKSCRIPGNERDSFYRGEITTAGNYIVIFINGLYFRLDVTNDLGEIYSLTQILESLNYLLSIDLSSTQGEHLIPYLTGVEREQSNLIYQQLKKEERNNQNFKEIEEALFILSFSDGEDQSKEERITDVLLNTNHQFLTKTTQAIITKNGHIGFNMEHTAIDGVPTLNLLTKIFEPFNDFKQEETKKRSSDLVRKFDWILDSHMIDSLEEAKQLVDTENNSYTIKHRVVSEIGKERMKKAKVSPDAYFHIALTMAQQKVFGSLKSVYEPVAMRMYYEGRTESARSVSQEKKQFAEAFYNEIKSMSKAKLRELFIEAAEAHSDRIVQCQNGKGLERHLFGLQKMALNPEEGAKFFSAKALSLLSEDFISTTGLPYELIESFSFGPVNKEGFGIYYGILDEKVILTLSVKKSYDNNATQLLEAISEALISLADLLGI
- a CDS encoding 16S rRNA (uracil(1498)-N(3))-methyltransferase, translating into MQRYFLTEPYETKEQYIVTGEIYHHIVRVMRMEPKQQVFLAFSDRLAIIAEITEITEDAVYLKELSKELAEKELPINVTIACGYPKGDKFEWVVQKGTELGSHKFIGFPAKSSVVKWDRKKLAKKTERLKKIAIEAAEQSHRQFAPDIVLLEKEQALIDVFSNYDKVLIAYEESAKVGERSHFATALSELTAGESILIIFGPEGGFAPDEIAVFQEHNGIICGLGPRILRAETAPLYVLSAISYQFELV
- a CDS encoding deoxyribose-phosphate aldolase, with amino-acid sequence MELELQRLSIMLMDPTFTDQQFTEEILFLKEFPIRSIFVLPYNVARAKQLLTGTMIQVGSFVDFPLGGGTLAKKAFETGQLYRDGASDVFVTMAPEQLNLYGNQSYEALEQLSFGRNALGFFIDSSHLTENQKQILTMDLAELNVSAISLGVNLTMEQAIYDMSIFRSGRKKRMTFQVNVKAPTLLEIELLFQAGASYIGISNGREILPLISKWN
- a CDS encoding RelA/SpoT family protein produces the protein MPKEEIMTGPGVIKLVSKYMAPQHVAFVQKACDYAEKAHEGQIRQSGEPYFIHPIQVAGILAELRMDPHTVATGFLHDVVEDTDVTLEDLSNEFGADVAMLVDGVTKLGKIKYKSHEEQLAENHRKMLLAMAQDLRVIMVKLADRLHNMRTLKHLREDKQRRIAQETIEIYAPLAHRLGISRIKWELEDTALRYINPNQYYRIVNLMQSKRDEREAYVEEAVEDIRLATEDLDIYAEIYGRPKHIYSIYHKMKDQKKQFNEIYDLLAIRVIVDSIKDCYAVLGAIHTKWTPMPGRFKDYIAMPKANMYQSIHTTVIGPKGNPVEVQIRTHEMHQIAEFGVAAHWAYKEGKTEKVDEDNDTKQLSWFREILELQDESYDASEFMESVKGDIFSDKVYVFTPTGEVTELPKGSGPLDFAYSVHTEIGNKTTGAKVNGKMVQLDYTLKNGDIIEVLTSPNSFGPSRDWLKMVATSKARNKIKRFFKVQDREVNIIKGHDAISKYLSEHGFATKEFLGKTKMAEVLDRFNFQTEDDLYAAVGYGEISAQVVFNRLTEKERKEQEIERQKQEAEELMTQPVKKESDKMKVRHEGGIVIQGVENLLVRISRCCNPVPGDEIVGYITKGRGVSIHRADCPNVQHQEELAQRLIEVEWEDTDNSNKEYDADLEIYGYNRSGLLNDVLQVISSMTKNLVSVEAKPTKNKMAMIHVTVKIQNLAHLKTIVDKIKNIPDVYNVRRTNG
- the folB gene encoding dihydroneopterin aldolase gives rise to the protein MGKIRINNMKFYTKNGVLPEERVLGQQLEVDVELRLSLDQAGKTDNVNDTVSYAEVNDQIAERLTTHSYNLIEAVASAILDDIETEHGKKLESALVRVRKYSVPMPGVFDNIEIEMEREFV
- a CDS encoding aldo/keto reductase; the encoded protein is MTETIQIGKTEVYSTPLGLGTNAVGGHNLFPNLNDEIGKEIVRTALTNGITLLDTAFAYGMGRSEELIGEVLKDFDRSKVVIATKAAHDPAKAGSYNNTPEFLTRSVEEALKRLQTDYIDIFYIHFPDEATPKNEATAALQKLKEAGKIRAIGVSNFSLDQIKEANQDGYVDIVEDEYSLIHREAEHELLPYLRENQISFVPYFPLASGLLTGKYESSVTFSPEDLRSKKPDFQGERFKAIIEKVSHLKLIAADYNASVAEIVLAWYIKNPFVDVVIPGAKKPEQVINNAKALEVHLTTEDYQRIDRLFS
- the dtd gene encoding D-aminoacyl-tRNA deacylase, with amino-acid sequence MRAVIQRVSQAEVKIDQKSVGKIDQGFMILLGIHQTDSIEDVAYLVRKISKLRVFEDGGGKMNLSIQEIKGSILSVSQFTLYADTKKGNRPSFIEAARPEVAIPLYEQFNEQLKELAIPVETGEFGADMAVSLINDGPVTIIIDTKDK